TGTGCCATTTGGCCATTTGCTTGGAAGTATACTACAGAAACCAATTTATTTCTGCCAACTAGCGTAAGAGTTTTCCTAATGTCATTTTTTTACTCTGTCGGTCTAAATATGGGTGGACCCATCCTGGGCTAAGGCCCACCACCAGCCCATCCTATTTCGGCCCACATAAAACTAAGCATGGTGAGTCTATATTACATCCCTCTTATCTTCCTCTAGATTGAATTGCTTTCCCCAATCACAAAACCAAGTATACTATCTCCCTTATTTTCAAAAACAGTGCAAATCGACTTCTTTACTTATTCCCATGTGGGCAAAGAAACATCCGTTttggaagaaaaaatttggaagtataaaatttggaagaaaaaatccgTTTACTAGTTCATTTCTGATATGGTAGTATaaaatttggaagaaaaaatgAAGTAGAGTGGAATAAATGGGCAAAAAAAATCCCCCTTACCAACCCCACTTACATCCCTAGATGCATTTCTAGGCTCAGGTCGAAATAGATCATCATTTAAGCTAAATTTTGAAGTAAAATGTTCTACAAACTATGTTATACATTTCTGTTTCAGTTTGTGGAAATCCCTGTTCCTTCACTCAAGAAGAATGAAATTCTCATAAAAATAGAAGCAGCAAGCCTCAACCAAGCTGATTGGAGGATTCAGAAAGGATTGATGCGCCCGTTTCACCCAAAATTCCCATTTATCCCAGGTACGTACAATTTCTGGTCAAATTCTTtcagatcattttttttttgtttttcaccATGAAACCTCTGATGTAATCACTCTTCTCTCAAATTTGGGAAGCAGTAACGGATGTTTCTGGGGAGGTCATTGAGGTTGGCTCTGCGATTCACGAGTTCAAAGTTGGTGACAAAGTTGTCTCCAAACTTAACCTCTGGGTAATTTCGAATTCCAAACACCTTATCCCAAATTCAAAATTCCAGGGAATTCAAAATTTAGTGAACATTGAAATCAATAGATTGTCTCCctggattttgaatttttttccacaaaaaatTCAATTCAAAAAATTACAATATGTTGATTTAAATGTTCACTAAAATTTAACCTCTGGGTAATTTCGAATTCCATACACCTTAtctcaaattcaaaattccAGGGTGACAATCTATTCATTTCATAATTCACTAAATTTGAGCTGTTTGGACGCTATATGACCTGACCAAATTTACCGCAAATCTCCAATGACAGAAAGCAGGAGGCCTGGCAGAGTACGTGGCGGCATCGGAGAGCGACACCGTGTCCCGCCCCGCCGGaatctccgccgccgacgcggcagGGCTTCCCGTCGCCGGCCTGACGGCTCTCCAGGCGCTGAGCTCCATCGGCACCAAGTTCGATGGCTCGGGCACCGGCGCCGACGTGCTGATCACCGCGGCCTCCAGCGGTGTCGGCACGTACGCCGTCCAGCTGGCCAAGCTCGGCAACCACCGCGTCACCACCACGTGCGGCGCACGCAATCTGGACCTCGTCGGCAGcctcggcgccgacgaggtcctCGACTACGCCaccccggagggggccgcgctcGCGAGCCCCTCCGGTAGGAAgtacgactacatcatcaaccTCACCGACCGCGGCAAGTGGTCGGTGTTCAGGCCGCAGCTGAGCAGCAACGGTGGCAGGGTCGTCGACGTGTCCCCCAACCTCGGCAACTTCTTGGCGTCGGTGATGACGCTCTTCTCGCGGAGGAAGAGGCTGTCGCTGGTGATCCTGACGCTGGGGAAGAAGGAGCTGGGGTTTCTCCTCGAGCTGATGAGGGAAGGGAAGCTCAAGACGGTGGTCGACTCGCGGCATCCGTTCGAGAAGGCCGCGGAGGCGTGGGAGAGGAGCATGAGCGGCCACGCCACCGGGAAGGTCATCGTGGAGATGTAAGATTGTGATCTGTACATGCTCGTGtttttttattatcttttgATGTTGTCACACAAACTCTTTCTCTAGTTCTTCTGATTGCCTCGTGGTTGTATATTGCTTATGATTTTCTGAAACGTGTTGTGCATTTGTCAAAATCCGACCGAGAtattgtaacgtcccgccttcccccaggccgggcccgcttacatctgatagctttcataggtcatagactgccctcacagaccaacccATATcatttctgcacactttgtcctcactcgtgtgcacccgggaagaatttcccggtcggtcacccatcccaaattgctccaggccaagcacgcatAACCctagagttctttggagattggcttccggaaaagaagttgcaacttgttgatatgagtattctattaattctattaagccctaggccggaatgttacaccctcaccccccttaagagagatcgacgcccccgtcgatcaaccctaggccaggaacgtcctctcttggccacgtccatgtgtccagtgccagcgcatgtgccatgctgtgtaaccactcccggtctacaccagccatgcgcaccatgcctgcgcaactgcgatacacgcgcccgtgaaaccgcgagagtcggctctgataccatttctcacgccccgaactagtcctgaccggaactagcccgtgacgctccaaattaacctgttaatcgataccagtcccaggaaacagtgctggtatcacagggagacagaatatcacagcaacagaggtctctttattatagagtagaggtacagtcatgttgggctgcggacagatcccgagctcacaactgcattacaaaagggaaacggaagccaggacttggaccaatcaacacaggcacgacttgggaactaggccgaaaccctaaaactcatcgtagccggcttgctcctagaagaactcctcatcagcgggatccgcttcatcttcttcagtgactgggggggattatttatatagagtaagggtgagtacgggagtactcagcaagccatgggaaataagtgtttaatgcaggcttcaaagaaaggctgttggtttttgcaattgattttatttgaactcttttctaaaaacaactaagtgagtgcttctcaaacgacacggatgagacagtgcgtctcgtccggtcggagtatgtgcaatgtatcagtctttagaaatgaaacaaggttggcacccggccaatagcttttcaaacggccacccgggccaacaacttttcaaacggccacccgggctaacaactttcaaacggccacccgagcctagctgatcccatcagctgcagatttttcaaacatcgaacccctttccacaacagtaatttcacaagcagtagtcaaacaaaactacgctaggaatcacctcacatccgcccatgaccgtgggcacggctgttcgaacagtttttTAACCTctacagagggggtacactttacccacacgacattactaacccggatcacccagcccgtggggatcagccacgtcgggagacctccaagctttcatgacaaggcatttccaaagccgacacaggtttaccatatgccgacgagaggggtcccagaccaacaacaggttagctcccagaccatactgtgccaggaagcccaggggtcctccccgacaccaccccggcgaatccacatgtctctcggcatcaaggctcccctgataagctagttactcagccaggggtgtcccattccacccatgtggtcgtacttgtcttatgtttggatgaaattccaaggaaacggtccttaagtgcgagagcggaaaaccgtacacccggtacgttccccgatccgcggttttggaaattcatttaattcgcaagcaccgacccaggtgtcgggttttccaagtctttgtaaaacccaagttttacccaagttgtttttttcagattttaagtttgaaggcgtccgtcgatactcgcactgGGTGCACGAATATCATGACGCAACTAGATGGATACAAGggggacatgatataacaaATAACAAAGGAAGGGTCAAAtgtaacaaattaggtaggtccgccaatctgccttgtagacgggacaaacagattaagtgcgatcctaacaatgcataatatttttcaagcaacataattaaatttcaaatatagcctcaagatgttcaaaggtggcttgccttgctcgagatctggagcttgatcctcgaaatcctcgcactgcgggtcttcgggctccgaaactacacgcgaaacgggacaactcaacaaatggagaaaataaagccctattaatgacctctaagcgtgccattaggtagatctcgagatttgaggaattttggaagttggacggagtcaaacggatttacggttgggaagatattgaatttctaagattattggatttttggtctaagggaaaaggatttaattaaatcctttttggaaaagaaaagaaaagaaaagagaagagggagggaaattagactttcctcgggcggctagggcgctgCCCGAGAGAattggggcggctcggccgagcttaaatGGGCCGGGCGGCCCAAGGCGACCCagggagcgcgcgcgcgggagggaggagagagagagagccggtggaccgggctcaccgcgcgcggtcccgagtgggacccgcttgtcagcggctcgactcaccgtgcggagggagcacgcggcgcacgcgtgCGGGCGGGgctgggacgcggtgcacgcggtgcacgcgcgcggttcgcggaggaacggatgcggcgggcccacgcgcagcctcacggctcgcggtggaacgcgcgcacggtgaagggctgaccggggtcggctcgacccggtcttggccgagctggcgccgatgTGGCGCCttcgtggcgcctacgtggcgcctacgtggctgccacgcgggccggcgggaggtagacgacgacgctggccggaacggacggcggacgacagcggcgagcggcggagcgaaccacggcgatacaggcgaaagcgagaacaccgggtggttgcacaggacaaggggagacgagccaacggctcggattcgtcGGAGGGAACTTGACGGCGAcgaattgcggcggcggcaagcggccgcggaagaagggggaaaaggcgacgaggtcacgaggggccaattcccggcggcgagagcatttATGCGGCCgcgggaatccgttgctagcgtcggattgggcggagctacgccgagcgaggccggcgacgagcgggtgctacggagcacgggcggcgacggcggcgagcactcgGCGAGCgatggcaacggtcggggcggcgccggctagctacggggaggctactcgagctactaccgaaaactaagggggagagatggaacgaggagggagaacggagagatgcactaccgtgcgagacggggcgcagtgacgagaggctgacggcgcgggagtaatctctccggcctcgggccgaggaagaggaaggagagggcgcgcccggagtccccttccgcgtccacgaacgcaccggcgaaaagagcacgggaggcggcggcaatggcgtggaggcgaatgggagaggaaaggaaagggggaggcttgggtttataggacggcaatgtcggtttgggaaccgacttagggcggtcaaaggagagggctagcgctcggcagtcgcggccaaagcggcgacagggaggagggaggaggatgacgccggcgggaggaaaaaggggaaacgagggagagaaaagggggcttgcccccttgcctcttcgggaaaaggaggagggagcaggggcgacgcggcagagggaggaggagctctgcctccgtcccttggcagcttgcgcgcggagtggcgggggccgggcgatgacgacggcgatgacggctgggtggt
This window of the Oryza sativa Japonica Group chromosome 4, ASM3414082v1 genome carries:
- the LOC107276584 gene encoding quinone-oxidoreductase QR1, chloroplastic, translating into MAAGGRPATMRAVQYGGYGGGAATLKFVEIPVPSLKKNEILIKIEAASLNQADWRIQKGLMRPFHPKFPFIPVTDVSGEVIEVGSAIHEFKVGDKVVSKLNLWKAGGLAEYVAASESDTVSRPAGISAADAAGLPVAGLTALQALSSIGTKFDGSGTGADVLITAASSGVGTYAVQLAKLGNHRVTTTCGARNLDLVGSLGADEVLDYATPEGAALASPSGRKYDYIINLTDRGKWSVFRPQLSSNGGRVVDVSPNLGNFLASVMTLFSRRKRLSLVILTLGKKELGFLLELMREGKLKTVVDSRHPFEKAAEAWERSMSGHATGKVIVEM